A window from Leptospira meyeri encodes these proteins:
- a CDS encoding lipoprotein LipL46: MFNRLRLAPLTGVLILTILACAGSNSAQKQPTLPDNVVTAMGEAPIYQGDLALARNKALKDAKLNAIRKLVGEQITEKSGVSDGQSLGSKLYGKTDSFVKKYDIISEEQWKLDTQDMIRLNVRCEVEATKLSTAVDALLDDVGNPRIAVLVQTVVNGKSYPIGSATNIAEAELIEKLRTKGNKVVDSSQLTALLKKNPSLAKLDLTSVEEGSPLLTLAQDSGAEVLIVAKVTTTDQKPVVLPGGKKTDFLSSAATGPYRIIQLWGDGKIFGSGSLEGRGADITQEVSREQAVKDWANLVSGKVGKQIKDEWFKLTEQNTVILKFKGLGLEDAINFKNDLMEYTSVKQINDRKTEMNGSEWELTYPGKESMFAEELMYKKDSSFRFLSSKTLSINSSKRGVVEAEFRNK; the protein is encoded by the coding sequence ATGTTCAACCGACTTCGTTTGGCTCCCTTAACCGGAGTTCTCATCCTTACTATTTTGGCATGTGCCGGATCCAATTCAGCCCAGAAACAACCTACGCTGCCAGACAATGTGGTAACAGCGATGGGAGAGGCACCAATTTACCAAGGAGACTTGGCTCTTGCACGAAACAAAGCATTGAAAGATGCCAAACTCAATGCCATCCGTAAACTTGTGGGGGAACAAATCACAGAAAAATCGGGAGTTTCCGACGGCCAGTCCCTAGGCTCCAAACTTTACGGGAAAACCGATAGCTTTGTGAAAAAATACGATATCATCAGTGAAGAACAATGGAAACTGGACACCCAAGATATGATTCGTTTGAATGTTCGTTGTGAAGTGGAAGCAACAAAACTTTCAACGGCAGTGGATGCCCTCCTCGATGATGTAGGAAATCCAAGAATTGCCGTTCTTGTCCAAACCGTTGTGAACGGTAAATCTTATCCTATTGGATCAGCCACCAACATCGCAGAAGCCGAACTCATTGAAAAACTCCGCACCAAAGGAAACAAAGTTGTGGATAGTTCCCAACTTACTGCCCTTCTGAAAAAAAATCCAAGCCTTGCCAAACTTGACCTCACTTCAGTAGAAGAAGGAAGTCCTTTGCTCACACTGGCACAAGATTCCGGCGCAGAGGTTTTGATTGTTGCCAAAGTTACCACAACCGACCAAAAACCAGTGGTTTTGCCTGGCGGAAAAAAAACAGATTTTTTAAGTTCAGCAGCCACTGGCCCTTATCGCATCATCCAATTATGGGGTGATGGAAAAATTTTTGGATCAGGAAGTTTAGAAGGGCGTGGTGCTGATATCACACAAGAAGTTTCCAGAGAACAAGCTGTCAAAGATTGGGCAAACCTTGTTTCCGGAAAAGTGGGAAAACAAATCAAAGATGAATGGTTCAAACTCACAGAACAAAACACTGTCATCTTAAAGTTCAAAGGGTTAGGACTGGAAGACGCCATCAATTTCAAAAACGATTTGATGGAATACACTTCGGTCAAACAAATCAATGACCGTAAAACAGAAATGAATGGATCGGAATGGGAACTGACTTACCCAGGAAAAGAATCTATGTTTGCTGAAGAACTAATGTATAAAAAAGATTCGAGTTTCCGTTTTTTAAGTAGCAAAACATTAAGCATCAACAGTTCCAAACGTGGAGTTGTGGAAGCAGAATTCAGAAACAAGTAG